The Coffea eugenioides isolate CCC68of chromosome 8, Ceug_1.0, whole genome shotgun sequence genome has a segment encoding these proteins:
- the LOC113779048 gene encoding uncharacterized protein LOC113779048, translating into MGKPKKPSRPATSTTNNTADEELHGAARSGDLEAVQGICSTNPLAINSRDKHSRTPLHLAAWSGQTKIVEYLCKKADVGAAAMDDMGAIHFAAQKGHTEVVRILVNSGVPIKSYNRKGMTALHYAVQGSHLELVKYLIKKGANIDAKNKAGKTPVDLAGSEEIRAFLVQCQTTSSKEVLNGKGKFSEGVPNSSLQENAGTAEIEVPDTGEEPDDERDESFKRKSDEDAAKNILPQTKKPKVALNHLLAADDTQEDDE; encoded by the exons ATGGGAAAGCCGAAGAAACCATCAAGACCAGCAACATCAACTACAAATAACACTGCAGATGAGGAATTACACGGAGCAGCTCGATCGGGGGACCTGGAGGCTGTTCAGGGAATATGCAGCACCAATCCTCTTGCCATCAATTCCAGAGACAAGCACTCCCGCACCCC ACTTCATCTAGCAGCTTGGTCTGGGCAAACAAAGATAGTGGAATATCTCTGCAAAAAGGCTGATGTTGGAGCTGCTGCAATGGATGATATGGGTGCCATTCATTTTGCTGCTCAGAAGGGTCACACTGAAGTTGTGAGGATTCTCGTTAACTCCGGAGTCCCCATCAAGTCATACAATCGCAAAGGAATGACTGCCCTGCATTATGCTGTCCAAGGTTCACATTTGGAACTTGTCAAGTACTTGATTAAAAAAGGTGCAAATATTGATGCAAAGAACAAAGCTGGGAAAACTCCAGTTGATTTGGCTGGCAGTGAAGAAATTCGCGCATTCTTGGTTCAGTGTCAAACCACATCCAGCAAGGAGGTCTTGAATGGTaaaggaaaattttcagaaGGTGTACCAAATTCTTCTTTACAGGAGAATGCAGGGACTGCTGAAATAGAAGTTCCTGACACAGGTGAAGAACCTGATGATGAGAGAGATGAATCCTTCAAGAGGAAGAGCGATGAAGATGCTGCCAAGAATATCTTGCCACAGACCAAAAAGCCAAAAGTTGCTCTTAATCATCTGCTAGCTGCTGATGACACCCAAGAAGATGACGAATAA